From uncultured Pseudodesulfovibrio sp.:
GGTACGCAAACCGTTATTTCAGAAGATATTTTGGCAGCCCAAAAAATAAAACATGCAAAGAAGCCCTGAATTGTTCCTCTGGCTCCTGCGCATCCTGCCCCCCCATGGAAGCCATGAATACAGACCGGGCCGTGGAATGGGACTGGACCGATTCACAGGGGCGGACATTCCACCTTCAATGCAGTCCTATGACGGATTCCGCTGGAGAACGAATGATCATGGTCCTCGGCATAGACATCACAGCCAGACAGCAGGCTGAAGATGCCTTGAAACGAGCACATGACAAACTGGAAGATCGAGTAAAAAAACGTACAAAAGAACTCGAAGAAGCCAACATCAAATTGACCAACAAATCGACAAGACTAATCTCCGCCATGAAAAAGGCAGATGCCGCCACACGGGCAAAATCATCCTTTCTGGCTAATATGAGTCACGAAATACGCACCCCCCTCAACGCAGTGCTCGGCATGTCAGAACTGGCTCTGACAATGAGTGACCCGGAACGAAAGGACGCGTACCTCAAACGGGTCATGGAAGCGGGCAACTCACTCCTCTCGATTATCAACGACATCCTTGATTTTTCCAAAATCGAAGCCCGCAAACTGGCTCTTGAGGCCATTGATTTCGATGTAAAAAAAACTGTGGATTCTACCATGGATCTACACATGCTCTTGGCAGCCGACAAAGGATTGGATTTAACATCCACGGTGGACGGATCCGTTCCTGCTGTACTGGAAGGAGATTCATCACGGCTACGCCAAATCCTTATCAATCTCATTTCAAACGCCATCAAATTCACTGAAACCGGCAGTGTCCATGTCGACGTGACAGCACAAGAACCACCTTCTGATATGAAGCCAGGAACCCCGGTGGCCGTGACGTTTACAGTACGAGATACGGGTATAGGCATCCCCATAGACAAACAAAAAACCATTTTCGGTTCATTTCTTCAGGCTGACGACTCCATCACCCGCAAACACGGGGGCACCGGCCTAGGGCTCGCCATCTGCACGTTGTTGGTAAAACTCATGGGAGGAGAATTCTCACTCCAAAGTGAGGAGGGCAAAGGAAGCGCATTTTCCTTCACCGCCAATCTCCGCGTTGGCAACCAGAAGGCTCTGCAAGCTCAAGAGCAAAACCTGATGAATGCATCCATCCCGGAAATTCCCGAACTCAAAGTCTTGTTGGCCGACGACAACCCGCTTAACCGGGAACTTGCCACCACTCTACTGACTGAACGTGGTCACACCGTCACGGCTGTAGAAAACGGCATCCAAGCCTTGGAGGCTCTCAAGGAAGAACGTTTTGACCTTATCCTCATGGATGTCCAGATGCCCATCATGGACGGAGTTTCGGCCACACGGGCCATCCGTGCGCCACAATCCGGCGTCGTCGATCCTTCAGTTCCCATTCTGGCCCTGACCGCCCACGCCCTCAAAGGCGATCGCGAACGTTTTCTGGATGCGGGAATGGATGATTACATTGCCAAACCCATTACCATGAACAATTTTTACAACGCCATTGCCCGAAACGTAGACAAAGGGCTGGTTAAGAAAAATTTACATCGTACGCCTCAACCCAAACCGAATAACGGCCAGCCCTATGATCGAGTGACGGCCTTGGACATGCTCGGAGGCAAAAAGGAGTTGCTGGCCCGTATGGATACAATTTTCCTTCGAGACGTCCCCGGTGAAATGACTGAATTAACATCGGCCTTCGAGAGCCGCGACTGGGATACTGCCATGCGACTTGCCCACTCTATCAAAGGATCATCCAGAACTGTTGGGGCACTTAAAGCCGGTGCGGTTGCCGAACAAGTTGAATACTTGTGCAGGCACCAAGATGCCTCCTCTGCCAAGAAAGAACTTAAAAGCCTTGAATCTGAAGTTAAATCTGCGCTACAGTATATTAATCTGACGCAAGGTTCGGCGTAAAAGAACCACCCAGCCTAAGGAGCATGAGATGAAAACCATACTTGTCGTAGACGATGCCCCCATGATTCGCGAGTTACTCAAATCCGTACTCGAAGCAGAAGGATACAACGTTGTTGAAGCTGTGGACGGCGAAGAAGCCATTCATATATGTCAAGAAACCAAGATAGATCTTTCCATCATTGATATTTTCCTGCCCAAAAAAGGCGGACTTCAAGTCATGGGAGAACTCATCAAAGCAGACAGTTCCCACAAGTTCATTGCCATATCCGGCGGCGAGGCCTTCAACCCGGAAGCCATTGTCGAACTGGCCAAAGTATATGACGTGGTCGACACCTTCACCAAACCCATTGATACCCGCAAAATGGTGCGTGTCGTCAACAAGGCATTGGCGGACTAATAAACGCCCCACGCAACAACGCCCTGCCTGATTAAAATCAGGCAGGGCGTTGTTGCGTGGGATGAAACTCAAAAATGATTTATTCCATATCGACAGTCACACCTTCAACGACGTAAAAAAGCAGTTCATATTTATCCTGAAGAATTCCCACGACCTCTTCCACAGACATATCGCCCATGTCGGCCACTGTGACATAAGCGTTGGTAAATCCGGATTGAACCGGATCGTGCGCCGTGAACACGCTTGTAAAAATAATTCCCACATTCCTAATCTCGCACAACAGTTCTGCCAAAAGCTCTGGCCGCCCATCCATGCGGATGGCAAATTGTGCTCCACCTCGCAGAGAACCAGACGCCGTACACAAAAAGCGCAGCACGTCGGCTTGAGTAATAATGCCCTTCAGTTGACCGCCATCAACAACCGGCAAACCACCAACCTTGTTCTTCACCAATGTTTCGGCAACTTCAGTCATGGCTGCATCCGAATGCACACTAATGGGATCCGAAGTCATGATGTCACTCGCGGTCAATGTATACAGGCCCCCACCTTGCTCAGTCGCAAGGTCGCCAGGAATAAACTTGGAAGGCATGGCGTCACGGATATCCCGATCAGACACGATGCCGACCAAGGCTCCTTGACTGTCGATAACCGGAAATTGTCGAATATTTTTCTCACGCAGAAATTCAGCAGCGTCCAGAACAGACGAGTTAACCCCCAAAGAAATGACATTGATCGTCATCCAATCTCTGACCAGCATTCTCCACCTCCTGCATGAGCTTTTCCAGAATGAAAATGATCGGTAGAGCTTACGTGTTCAGGAAACGAATTGCAATGGAAGTTACAGTTTTACCGCTTCCGCACTGACAACTTTGACCAACTCTTTAAAACTAGACTTCAAAGGTCCAAGTTCCTCTATAACGGAATCCAATCGACCAAGATAACAACGTTTTTCCAACTCTCTTGATTTCTTAACCAACTCCATCGCCAACACGTGACTGGCAATATTCGTGATCGAATGCAAAGAAGCCCCCATCACCTTTGCATCACGATTTTCTGTAGCTTTATCAAGATTGATAATTTTCTCTTCCGCCTCCACGACAAACAGATCAAGAATATCCTTGAGCAAAGCCATGTTACCCTCAAATCTGTCAATCAAGGCTTGCATATCGAGTTTGATCGGGATGGCCTCTTCCCCAACTTTTTTCCCGGTTGATGACGTGGAAGAGGTCCCAGCCGTTATCCCTTGAGGGTGCCGAGTGCCCATGCTACGAACAATTGCATCTGAAAGTTCGTGCATATCAACAGGCTT
This genomic window contains:
- a CDS encoding ATP-binding protein, translating into MTIKKKPARPTSYVALDETSRALMDSSVESAFVMDVSGYVLAANGAAEKLFELKPGQTLQQSNVYELLPRGAADSRKAKIEEAIREVRSVQFEEEIDGRSLVHSIVPVANPWGEVARLAVHTLDLTKLRRTDEDLRREQQRQIFFMESLPGIVYHLYPDQTIRYANRYFRRYFGSPKNKTCKEALNCSSGSCASCPPMEAMNTDRAVEWDWTDSQGRTFHLQCSPMTDSAGERMIMVLGIDITARQQAEDALKRAHDKLEDRVKKRTKELEEANIKLTNKSTRLISAMKKADAATRAKSSFLANMSHEIRTPLNAVLGMSELALTMSDPERKDAYLKRVMEAGNSLLSIINDILDFSKIEARKLALEAIDFDVKKTVDSTMDLHMLLAADKGLDLTSTVDGSVPAVLEGDSSRLRQILINLISNAIKFTETGSVHVDVTAQEPPSDMKPGTPVAVTFTVRDTGIGIPIDKQKTIFGSFLQADDSITRKHGGTGLGLAICTLLVKLMGGEFSLQSEEGKGSAFSFTANLRVGNQKALQAQEQNLMNASIPEIPELKVLLADDNPLNRELATTLLTERGHTVTAVENGIQALEALKEERFDLILMDVQMPIMDGVSATRAIRAPQSGVVDPSVPILALTAHALKGDRERFLDAGMDDYIAKPITMNNFYNAIARNVDKGLVKKNLHRTPQPKPNNGQPYDRVTALDMLGGKKELLARMDTIFLRDVPGEMTELTSAFESRDWDTAMRLAHSIKGSSRTVGALKAGAVAEQVEYLCRHQDASSAKKELKSLESEVKSALQYINLTQGSA
- a CDS encoding response regulator; this translates as MKTILVVDDAPMIRELLKSVLEAEGYNVVEAVDGEEAIHICQETKIDLSIIDIFLPKKGGLQVMGELIKADSSHKFIAISGGEAFNPEAIVELAKVYDVVDTFTKPIDTRKMVRVVNKALAD
- a CDS encoding CBS domain-containing protein codes for the protein MLVRDWMTINVISLGVNSSVLDAAEFLREKNIRQFPVIDSQGALVGIVSDRDIRDAMPSKFIPGDLATEQGGGLYTLTASDIMTSDPISVHSDAAMTEVAETLVKNKVGGLPVVDGGQLKGIITQADVLRFLCTASGSLRGGAQFAIRMDGRPELLAELLCEIRNVGIIFTSVFTAHDPVQSGFTNAYVTVADMGDMSVEEVVGILQDKYELLFYVVEGVTVDME